From Candidatus Methanosuratincola sp., a single genomic window includes:
- a CDS encoding adenylate kinase family protein has translation MRKAVVITGTPGVGKTTVARELARADGYRLIELNALAKEVGALADQDPRRGAAIIDEAKLRRELSRVLKAEGAKFIVEGHYGEIVPPRFVERAVVIRLDPRVLRQRLVERGYPPSKVDENVQAEVLDVCLVNAVEAFGEGAVVEVDATGLGSQPLLNSVREAISGRGLAPGSVNWVAQLQKEGVLDKFLH, from the coding sequence ATGAGAAAAGCGGTAGTGATCACAGGAACCCCCGGGGTGGGGAAGACGACCGTAGCCAGGGAGCTGGCAAGGGCAGACGGGTATAGGCTAATCGAGCTGAACGCGCTCGCAAAAGAAGTCGGGGCTCTGGCAGATCAAGACCCAAGGAGGGGGGCAGCGATAATCGACGAGGCAAAGCTGAGGAGGGAGCTCTCAAGGGTGCTGAAGGCGGAGGGGGCAAAGTTCATAGTCGAGGGGCACTACGGAGAGATAGTCCCTCCAAGGTTCGTTGAGAGGGCGGTTGTGATAAGGCTCGATCCCAGGGTACTCAGGCAGAGGTTGGTTGAGAGGGGATACCCCCCGTCGAAGGTTGACGAGAACGTCCAGGCAGAGGTTCTTGACGTTTGCCTGGTCAACGCAGTCGAGGCATTCGGTGAGGGGGCAGTCGTGGAGGTCGATGCCACCGGGCTCGGCTCCCAGCCGCTGCTAAATAGCGTCAGGGAAGCCATCTCCGGACGTGGTCTGGCTCCGGGCAGCGTTAACTGGGTTGCCCAGCTCCAGAAGGAAGGGGTTCTTGACAAGTTCCTGCACTGA
- the thsB gene encoding thermosome subunit beta yields MSTAQLGGVPVLILKEGTQRTQGREAQKINMMAARAIAEAVRTTLGPKGMDKMLVDTLGDVTVTNDGATILGEIEVQHPAAKMMVEISKTQDDEVGDGTTSSVVITGELLKKAEDLIDKNIHPTLIVQGYKKAAEKAVEVLSKIAIPVGFEDEKNLKMIAYTAMNSKASVGNQDYFAEMAVKAVKAIAEKRGDKYVADLDYIQIVKKQGGSXXXAIAEKRGDKYVADLDYIQIVKKQGGSIGDSQLVYGVIVDKEVVHPGMPKVVENAKIALLDTPLEIEKTEFDAEIRITDPTQMKSFIEEEEKLLKNMVAKIKSTGANVVLCQKGVDDIAQHYLAKEGILGLRRVKKSDMEKVAKATGARIITNLDDLTPADLGEARIVQEKKFGEDKLTFIEGCKNPKAVSVLLRGGLMRVVDEAERTFHDALCVVADVIEDGRIVAGGGAPELEAAKQLRDFAASIGGREQLAIEAFADSLEAIPRTLAENGGMDPIDILVELRALHDKGEIWAGVNVREGKTGDMLKLGVVEPLAVKVQAIKSAAEAAAMILRIDDVIASSKGGGPKAPEKPSEGGAGED; encoded by the coding sequence ATGTCAACCGCTCAACTCGGTGGAGTTCCAGTCTTGATTTTGAAGGAAGGAACCCAGAGAACACAAGGAAGAGAGGCACAGAAGATAAACATGATGGCAGCCAGGGCAATAGCCGAGGCTGTCAGGACGACCTTGGGCCCGAAAGGAATGGACAAGATGCTTGTCGATACCCTTGGAGACGTAACCGTCACCAACGACGGCGCAACGATCCTAGGAGAGATCGAGGTCCAGCACCCTGCTGCCAAAATGATGGTTGAGATCTCAAAGACGCAGGACGATGAGGTTGGAGACGGGACGACCTCCTCGGTGGTGATCACCGGAGAGTTGCTGAAGAAGGCAGAGGACCTGATAGACAAGAACATACATCCGACGCTTATCGTCCAGGGTTACAAGAAGGCAGCGGAAAAGGCTGTAGAGGTGCTCTCAAAGATAGCGATCCCAGTGGGCTTTGAAGATGAGAAGAACCTCAAGATGATCGCCTACACCGCGATGAACAGCAAGGCGTCTGTTGGGAACCAGGATTACTTTGCAGAGATGGCCGTGAAGGCTGTGAAGGCAATCGCAGAGAAGCGCGGCGACAAGTACGTCGCAGACCTGGACTACATCCAGATAGTCAAGAAGCAGGGCGGCAGCATNNNNNNGGCGATCGCAGAGAAGCGCGGCGACAAGTACGTCGCAGACCTGGACTACATCCAGATAGTCAAGAAGCAGGGCGGCAGCATCGGAGACAGCCAGCTCGTATACGGTGTGATTGTGGACAAGGAAGTGGTCCACCCAGGCATGCCGAAGGTAGTTGAGAATGCAAAGATAGCACTGCTGGACACGCCGCTCGAGATCGAGAAGACGGAGTTCGACGCAGAGATCAGGATCACAGACCCGACGCAGATGAAGAGCTTCATCGAGGAGGAGGAGAAGCTACTTAAGAACATGGTCGCCAAGATCAAGTCTACCGGAGCGAACGTAGTCCTCTGCCAGAAGGGCGTCGACGACATAGCCCAGCACTACCTTGCAAAGGAAGGCATCCTCGGACTGAGGCGCGTCAAGAAGTCAGACATGGAAAAGGTTGCCAAGGCGACTGGCGCCAGGATAATCACCAACCTGGACGACCTCACCCCAGCGGATCTGGGAGAAGCGAGGATTGTGCAGGAGAAGAAGTTCGGCGAGGACAAGCTGACCTTCATCGAAGGGTGCAAGAACCCCAAGGCGGTCAGCGTGCTGCTCAGGGGAGGTCTCATGAGGGTTGTCGACGAGGCTGAGAGAACCTTCCACGATGCGCTCTGCGTCGTTGCAGACGTGATCGAGGACGGCAGGATCGTCGCCGGCGGAGGCGCACCCGAGCTCGAGGCGGCGAAGCAGCTGAGGGACTTTGCGGCAAGCATCGGAGGAAGGGAGCAGCTAGCCATCGAGGCATTTGCGGACAGCCTTGAGGCGATCCCGAGAACCTTGGCGGAGAACGGCGGGATGGACCCGATCGACATACTGGTGGAGCTGAGGGCGCTCCATGACAAGGGCGAGATCTGGGCTGGAGTAAACGTCAGGGAAGGCAAGACTGGCGACATGCTCAAGCTCGGCGTAGTTGAGCCCCTTGCCGTGAAGGTCCAGGCAATCAAGTCCGCCGCAGAGGCGGCCGCGATGATACTGAGGATCGACGATGTGATCGCCTCCTCAAAGGGCGGCGGCCCCAAGGCACCCGAGAAGCCCAGCGAAGGCGGGGCTGGGGAGGACTAA